A region from the Eulemur rufifrons isolate Redbay chromosome 21, OSU_ERuf_1, whole genome shotgun sequence genome encodes:
- the CASTOR1 gene encoding cytosolic arginine sensor for mTORC1 subunit 1 isoform X1 — MELHILEHRVRVLSLARPGLWLYTHPLIKLLFLPHRSRCKFFSLTETPEDYTLMVDEEGFKELPPSEFLQVAEATWLVLNVSSHSGAAVQAAGVTKIARSVIAPLAEHHVSVLMLSTYQTDFILVREQDLSVVIHTLAQEFDIYREVGGEPVPVAGDDSSNGFPRAQHGSSPTVHPIQSPQNRFCVLTLDPETLPAIATTLIDVLFYSHSTPKEAASVSPEPSSIPFFAFSLIEGYISIVMDAETQKKFPSDLLLTSSSGELWRMVRIGGQPLGFDECGIVAQIAGPLAAADISAYYISTFNFDHALVPEDGIGSVIEVLQRRQEGLDS; from the exons ATGGAGCTGCACATCCTGGAGCACCGGGTGCGGGTGCTGAGCCTCGCCCGCCCCGGTCTCTGGCTCTACACCCACCCGCTCATCAAGCTGCTCTTCCTGCCCCACCGCAGCCG GTGCAAGTTCTTCAGCCTGACGGAGACCCCTGAAGATTACACGCTCATGGTGGACGAGGAGGGCTTTAAAG AACTACCTCCATCCGAGTTCCTGCAAGTGGCTGAGGCCACATGGCTGGTGCTGAACGTGTCATCTCACAGTGGTGCAGCGGTACAGGCTGCTGGCGTCACCAAGATCGCCCGCTCAGTCATCGCGCCTCTGGCTGAGCACCACGTGTCTGTGCTGATGCTGTCCACTTACCAGACGGACTTCATCCTG GTGCGGGAGCAGGACCTGTCCGTGGTGATCCACACACTGGCCCAGGAATTCGACATTTACCGTGAGGTGGGCGGGGAGCCTGTGCCTGTGGCCGGGGATGATTCCAGCAACGGCTTTCCCCGAGCCCAGCATG GGTCCAGCCCCACCGTGCATCCCATCCAGAGCCCACAGAACCGCTTCTGTGTCCTCACTCTGGACCCTGAGACACTGCCAGCCATTGCCACCACCCTCATCGATGTCCTTTTCTACTCGCACAG cacccccaaGGAGGCAGCCTCTGTCAGTCCTGAACCCAGCTCCATTCCGTTCTTTGCCTTCTCTCTCATCGAGGGCTATATCTCCATTGTCATGGATGCTGAGACGCAGAAAAA GTTCCCCAGCGACCTCCTGCTGACCAGCTCGTCGGGGGAGTTGTGGAGGATGGTGCGCATCGGCGGACAGCCCCTGGGCTTCG ACGAATGTGGGATCGTGGCCCAGATCGCAGGCCCCCTGGCAGCTGCCGACATCTCTGCCTACTACATCAGCACCTTCAACTTCGACCATGCCCTG GTACCTGAGGACGGTATTGGCAGTGTCATCGAGGTCCTGCAGCGACGGCAGGAGGGCCTGGACTCCTGA
- the CASTOR1 gene encoding cytosolic arginine sensor for mTORC1 subunit 1 isoform X2 — translation MELHILEHRVRVLSLARPGLWLYTHPLIKLLFLPHRSRCKFFSLTETPEDYTLMVDEEGFKELPPSEFLQVAEATWLVLNVSSHSGAAVQAAGVTKIARSVIAPLAEHHVSVLMLSTYQTDFILVREQDLSVVIHTLAQEFDIYREVGGEPVPVAGDDSSNGFPRAQHGSSPTVHPIQSPQNRFCVLTLDPETLPAIATTLIDVLFYSHSTPKEAASVSPEPSSIPFFAFSLIEGYISIVMDAETQKKFPSDLLLTSSSGELWRMVRIGGQPLGFDRRPPGSCRHLCLLHQHLQLRPCPGT, via the exons ATGGAGCTGCACATCCTGGAGCACCGGGTGCGGGTGCTGAGCCTCGCCCGCCCCGGTCTCTGGCTCTACACCCACCCGCTCATCAAGCTGCTCTTCCTGCCCCACCGCAGCCG GTGCAAGTTCTTCAGCCTGACGGAGACCCCTGAAGATTACACGCTCATGGTGGACGAGGAGGGCTTTAAAG AACTACCTCCATCCGAGTTCCTGCAAGTGGCTGAGGCCACATGGCTGGTGCTGAACGTGTCATCTCACAGTGGTGCAGCGGTACAGGCTGCTGGCGTCACCAAGATCGCCCGCTCAGTCATCGCGCCTCTGGCTGAGCACCACGTGTCTGTGCTGATGCTGTCCACTTACCAGACGGACTTCATCCTG GTGCGGGAGCAGGACCTGTCCGTGGTGATCCACACACTGGCCCAGGAATTCGACATTTACCGTGAGGTGGGCGGGGAGCCTGTGCCTGTGGCCGGGGATGATTCCAGCAACGGCTTTCCCCGAGCCCAGCATG GGTCCAGCCCCACCGTGCATCCCATCCAGAGCCCACAGAACCGCTTCTGTGTCCTCACTCTGGACCCTGAGACACTGCCAGCCATTGCCACCACCCTCATCGATGTCCTTTTCTACTCGCACAG cacccccaaGGAGGCAGCCTCTGTCAGTCCTGAACCCAGCTCCATTCCGTTCTTTGCCTTCTCTCTCATCGAGGGCTATATCTCCATTGTCATGGATGCTGAGACGCAGAAAAA GTTCCCCAGCGACCTCCTGCTGACCAGCTCGTCGGGGGAGTTGTGGAGGATGGTGCGCATCGGCGGACAGCCCCTGGGCTTCG ATCGCAGGCCCCCTGGCAGCTGCCGACATCTCTGCCTACTACATCAGCACCTTCAACTTCGACCATGCCCTG GTACCTGA